A window of Sphingobacterium kitahiroshimense genomic DNA:
ATGAAATATGGTGTCACAATAATCAATACGAGCAGAGGTAATCTGATTAATACCAATGATGCAATACAAGCATTAAAAACTAAAAAGATAGGCCTACTTGGTATCGATGTTTATGAGCAAGAAGAGAAACTTTTCTTTAAAGATTTATCGGCAACAATTATTGACGATGACACCATTCAGTTATTGTTGAGCTTCCCTAATGTTTTGGTTACTGCCCATCAGGCTTTTTTCACAAAGGAAGCATTAGAACAAATATCTCAAAGAACACTGAAAAGTATTGATGATCTGATAAAAAAAGGAACAACTGATCCAGAAGTATTACTATAATTGATTAGCTCCTGTAAAAAAATCCCAAGCCGCTTTAGCTATATCTGAAATAATACGTTCGTTCGTTTCCTGATTTTCTTTCGAATGGGTTACAAAGACACTGATCACAAAGTACTCACCGCTTGGAAGTAAAACAACTCCAACATCATTGAGTGCAGCCGTTATTCCAGTTTTCTTATTAGTTCCAGATGAGCCAGTCTTATGTGCTACAACTGTTTGATCAGGAAGTTGTCCTTTCAATTGTTTAAGACCTGTATTAGTAGACTTCATAGTTGTCCACAAAAAATCATACATCGGCATCGAAAGCAAATTATTCTTATTCACATAATAGGTCTGCAAAATTCGATTCATTTCTTTGGGTGTTGACCAGTTCAAAAACTGTTTATCCCAATTACTTTGCATCGTCTTTTCATTAATTTTAATCGATATATCCTTAAATCCTTTTTTTACGAAATAGCTTTCTACAACCTGAGGTCCGCCGAGAAGTTTTAAAAGAACATCACA
This region includes:
- the bla gene encoding class A beta-lactamase, subclass A2; translated protein: MGKLLQIAFFSLLFTITAHAQSIEGLRKNIQQIMQNKDAVVGVAINGINHSDTLGVNADRRLPMQSVFKFPLAIVMLTEIDKGNFKLDQKIEITKRDLTPEIWSPIREKYPTGTTLTIKEILEYTITLSDNVGCDVLLKLLGGPQVVESYFVKKGFKDISIKINEKTMQSNWDKQFLNWSTPKEMNRILQTYYVNKNNLLSMPMYDFLWTTMKSTNTGLKQLKGQLPDQTVVAHKTGSSGTNKKTGITAALNDVGVVLLPSGEYFVISVFVTHSKENQETNERIISDIAKAAWDFFTGANQL